In Candidatus Binatia bacterium, one DNA window encodes the following:
- a CDS encoding SEC59/DGK1/VTE5 family protein yields the protein MSERETQADSGERDVASVGGAGADAGVGSVGVDSSAGRDPGAGGDASGGADGGASASAAPSAKDGASADAAPGATRSHFQPGRRLFHLANGVVIATAYALLLTREQLVQLFGVVACLVYIVDRVRIHYPELAARVPWINRTLLRAEEQAREAAMTPYAIAILLTILTFPKPIALIAIYTLAIADPLSAVVGIRFGRHRLIGRKTLEGSLAFFAATFAVSAAVLAWGAAVPVTLSTRLEASFVVAALGMLVDALPVRIDDNITIPLGVAFGAWATCGAFGIAV from the coding sequence GTGAGCGAGAGGGAGACGCAGGCGGACTCGGGCGAGCGCGACGTGGCGTCGGTGGGCGGAGCCGGTGCCGATGCGGGCGTTGGCAGCGTCGGCGTCGATTCGAGCGCCGGGCGTGATCCCGGCGCTGGTGGCGATGCGAGCGGCGGCGCCGATGGCGGTGCGAGCGCGAGCGCCGCGCCCAGCGCGAAGGACGGAGCGAGCGCCGACGCCGCGCCGGGCGCGACGCGCTCGCACTTTCAGCCCGGCAGGCGCCTCTTCCACCTCGCGAACGGCGTCGTCATCGCGACCGCGTACGCGTTGCTCTTGACGCGCGAGCAGCTCGTGCAGCTCTTCGGCGTGGTCGCGTGCCTGGTCTACATCGTCGATCGCGTGCGCATCCACTACCCCGAGCTCGCGGCGCGCGTGCCGTGGATCAACCGGACGCTGCTGCGCGCCGAGGAGCAGGCGCGCGAGGCCGCGATGACGCCCTATGCGATCGCGATCCTGCTCACGATCCTGACGTTCCCCAAGCCCATCGCGCTGATCGCGATCTACACGCTCGCGATCGCCGACCCGCTGTCCGCGGTGGTCGGCATCCGCTTCGGGCGCCACCGCCTGATCGGACGCAAGACGCTCGAGGGCTCGCTCGCGTTCTTCGCGGCGACCTTCGCGGTGTCGGCTGCCGTGCTCGCGTGGGGCGCCGCCGTGCCGGTCACCCTCTCGACGCGGCTCGAGGCGAGCTTCGTGGTCGCCGCGCTCGGCATGCTGGTCGACGCGCTGCCGGTGCGGATCGACGACAACATCACGATCCCGCTCGGGGTCGCGTTCGGCGCGTGGGCGACGTGCGGGGCGTTCGGGATCGCGGTGTGA